gtttctgttttctgtgtatgtaTTTCTGAGTTACTTCGTGTCAGTTTTTCTaactgatgtttgtttgaacactgaaacatcttgttgttgttctttttaatgGTCCAGTGATTTTAGCAAACCTTCTCAACGGTTTGCAAACTTAGAAAATGAAACTACGCAGACATACAGCAAAGCAGTATATTGAACATGAGAAGATTATGTGAACGGTAGAGATTTTCAACATCACATATttcttaaatgttttatttgccCATGCTTTATGAACAAGTTATCGTTGGTACTTCACACATTATATTACTTAAACGTTACTAATTAATTTATTGTGGAAATAGACACAAAACATGATGGCCATGATTATATGAAGGAAATCACGCAACATGAAATTAAATAGCATAATTTAATCAAACCATCACACCTAGATAAGAGAAAGTGCCCAGTGTGCAGGTCTCATGCTTTTAAAATGGAGTATGCACAactttatttaatcatttaatcagtgacagcaaacacattttaataaggAGAAATTCAGGAAAACAGATATAAATACTGTAATTTGGTCCAAACCACTGACATTAAAGAATGTTTAACACTTCAACACTCTCCTCAGTGCATCTGAAGTAGGACTTTATAATTTAAAAGGATGTTGAATATATTGTTAAATTTATACATATACTATACTGTTTGTGTAACTTTTGTTGAGGTGCTACATGTACTTTGGTATTATGCAGACACAGTAATGTATTGCGGTTCCATGTTGCCAAAGTAGGATTTCTCCCACTCACTCATAAGGTCAAAGTGCAGCGGACGGTCACAGAAGGTGCAGGAGGCTGTGGCCGGGCTGTTGAGCTGGAGCCCTGCTTCCTGCCACACCTCCACCAATTTATCTGTGAGTGAAACAGACATTTCTAACAATCAATGATTGAATGCCaactttcatttctcttttacTTCTCTGTCTTAAAATATCATCTCTGGTCATTTTAGCAAGCACACACTAAAggttatgctgttagttttgCTACGAAGGGACAAGAacgttttctttctgtcatttttactgCATTGCAGTCTGGTGACCGATGCATGCCAAGAGACTCATACTGCATTATGGTTACAGAGCAAAGAGACTCACTGAGGACAGACATAAATCACTTGTTCTGGCTGTTGTCCTCACTTAATGTAATTGGATGATTGCTGGATCAACTCTGACCTAATTTCAGTCAGGATCCCCACACTCACCCACGAAGTACTCCATCATGGCGGGGTCATGATGAGGAGACGGAGCCAGACGCAGCAGCTCCTCACCACGAGGCACTGTGGGGTAGTTGATGGCCTGGACATAGATGTTGTGTCTCTCCAGCAGGGTGTCACACACCTTGGTGTTCAGCTCAGCATTGCCCACCTAGACAATGGATCATGAAAGGTGATATGAGCCGTAATTCAGCACAGTCTGGtcacacatgtaggaaatgCATTACTGTGGCTGACTGGGTCTATGGAATCATGTGTATGCCACTGACATTATTATATAGTTTTTGTGTTTAGTTCTAATCAtatgatgcatttaaaaaagtaattacaaattgattaatcaaaattTAATTGATGCATTCAGAACATCTATACCTAGAACTGATAATAATGATTTTTACATGAAATCACAGAATATGGTATCACAAAATTTAAGTTTGCataatttaaatgcaaatttaattaacaacttatttatttattaaactaTGAATAGGATTATAATTAAATACTGAGAAAGTTTAATTATTCCTGTGGTACAGTCCGGACTCCATATGTTCTGTGCTGTACTAATTGAGTTATGGAGGAGTAAACATGAGGCCATTAACTCTGGCTCTGTTTTataatttaattattatttccACAGTCAGATCTTGtagaggaggcagcagcactGCTAAACCTGCATACCTGTATGGGGATGATGTGGCTGGGACAGTTGACCACAGGCAGGCCCTTGTCCATGAGCAGCTGCCTCATGTGTTTGACATTCCTCTGGTGGGCTCTGCGGAGCGCCTGCCCCTCGGGACTCTTCAGGACCCGCACAGACTCCAGGGCTCCAGACAGGACCATAGGGGGCAGGGCAGTGGTGAAGATGAAGCCAGCTGCGAAGGAGCGCACCGTGTCCACCAAGGCGGCGCTGCTGGCGATGTAGCCTCCAACACAGCCAAAGGCTTTGCCtggaacagcagcagatgacagagggtATGTGAGGTGAGGAGGCTGATCAGTGATgagaagtacatttactcaagtacaaatgCAACATACTAAAGTATTTCCACTTTATATACTATACTTTTTCTATACTACATTTCAGATTGGAGAAATTTTACTccatttgtttgacagcttAACCTTGTTGATTAATAATTGATATAGAAAACATATTGCATGATGAACATATAAATAAGAAAGATAAAACTTAATTGATCCTgcactggggaaatttagttgttacagccagcaagtattacaatGAGCAAGCACATTGATATAAAGacgtcaaaataaaacaacaaaataaaaagtttaTAAAAGTACTGTTGTCACTATGGAtgataaatagtgttattgtacagttgagagaaatatacaacttagaaattgcacaagatgaaatggataatgtgaacATGTATTAGCATTGATTAGTAATGCCAAAcgaaatgtgtttatgttttaaacagttTCCTACATACTctaaaggacctcagtcttctaACGGGTGCAgacgactttggcccctcctgtacaggcCACCTGTGTTATGtatccagtccagtttattgttgaggtgaacacctaGGTATCTCAATGTTCAAGCCCTGGATCTTCACAGGTGTAGGAAATCCATCACCATCTCCTTCGTCTTGCTGACATTTATGtacaggtggttcagtccacagtGCACGGTCTCGAGATTCAGCTCtccctgctgttgctgctgtaacctgaaatgtttttcaggccCCTACAAACCTCTCTGGCATTGTTCCCCTGAAggcgctcctccagcttcctcctgtagctgtccttACCTCTCTGTATCTCCCgattcagctccctctgcaccctcctcatCTCATCTTTGATCCTTGATCGAAAGACCCTGTTCGTCTTGTTCAATAGGGCTTTCAGTTCCGGGGACACCCAGGATTTGTTTGTATGCAGGGAGCAGATAAACCAGATTGTGATCGGAACGGGCCAGTGGGGCGAGAGGTGATGAGCTGTAAGCATCCTTAGTGTTTGCATACATTAAGTCCAGTGatatattgtctctggtgggacaTACTGTGTGATAGTGGGGAGAGCGGATGACAGGGACGCGTGATTGAAGtctccagagatgaggaggagggcctgggggtgtgatgtctgcagctgtgagacTACTGTATACAGAAGCttgcatgctgctgcagtgtcgGCCGATGAGGGGGGTGTACACAGTCAGTTCGATAATGCGCGAGAAATCCCTCAGGAGGTAATATGGCTGAATGCAAACAGCTAATAGCTCGATGTCTCTGGTGCAGTGCTGGTCTTTTACCCTGATGGGCcctgggttacaccatctgttgttcacaaacatcactATGCCTCCACCTTTCCCCGTACTGCTCTCCTCGCTCTCCTGTCCACCCTCAGCAGTTGAATATTGTCCAGCGTAACATGCGAGCCCAACATGATCTCCATCagccaagtttcagttaaacaCATGAGGCTACACTCTCggtactccctctgcagtctggttagcactgttagctcttccatcttatttgggagagatctcacatttcccataataaCTGATGGTATGGATGGTTTGTGCCATCTTTTCTTGTCCCAGCACTTCaccccagctctgcatccccttctcCTTACTTCCTTTGGGATCTCTAGTCTTGCCACTGAGAGTATGCTGGTGTTGCTCAGCACAATCAGCTGTTCCCATGTGTACACAATAGACCTGAAGTTCAGTGCATCTCTTGAAGTTGATGAAAGTAATccacaaagtagaaaaaaacaaatccctagtctcaccagttgtacatccaAGATGAAACTACCCAACAgcatataaaatcattttacaaTACTACAGTTATATACAACAACATGACAGTTGTAAAACAGCCATTCAGTATGAAATCTAAACTTTTACTTGTTATGCATACATAGATTTATTAGATAATTGTGAGTATGTATGTGAGTACATTATGGTACAGCTACTTTTACTAAATAAATAATCTGATGAATACTTTCTCTACCACAGTAATAATGCATGATGCATTCTGTTGTCTTAGGCTCTGAAAAATAGGTGAAATCAGGATGTTTTCTGATTTGTCAGGATGTTTAATCATTCAATATAAGGTTACAATGAATGTCATGATTGTAGCCTGTATGTAGTGTTGCACTCTGGCTGTTGAAATCGCTGAGCTGAGAACTTTTTCTGGCACCacattatatattttttttttcaaatggatTTTGTGTTACATAAGATGTTGTGAGACTAAACtcttgctgttttattttggagtcCCAGTGACTAAACAATTATGACATGACCATAATGTAAGAaatcaaactgttttgtgtgttgatACAGCACTATTaatttattatttcagtttgagCTTGTTTCCCTATTTGCTCCAGCCTTGTAAAGTCAAGTGTTGTAATCCAGGATTAGTTCACACTTGATGTGTGCATGACAGGGATTTCTACCTAAAACCCTTCAGCTGTCATAAAGCGACACACAGCACGGACTCCCTGATGATGGCGTTATCAGTACGTCCAGAGAGGGAGTAAAGCCGACACCCAGCTGATAAaacctctgcttcctctgatgAGAGCTCACTCTTCTCCTGCCCTCATTTGACCAACATTGCAGCGGTATCGTGCTTGTTGAGAGCTATTGCTGCCGTTGTTGGCAGTGTGACAGTATCAGTTATGCAAATGGCTGTAAATGGGAGTTTGGCCAAGAATAGTCGACAGTTTGAAGCAGTTTGCCTTGCCCTTTTAGTGCCCTCTCTACTAACAAACTTGTAAAAGGACAACAAGAGGGTGTCTTCTAAAGAGACTCACCTAAGGTCCCAGAAACAATGTCAATCTTGTGCATAACGTtgtccctctctcccactccgGCTCCATGTGCTCCATACAGGCCCACAGCGTGAACTTCATCAACAAACGTCAGAGCTCCATAACGGTGAGCTACATCACACAGCTCTTCCAGAGGACATATGGCACCTGAAAGCCCCCAGAGAATCCGGTGTTATAATTAGAACTGTGCAGTGTCGGTGAACAGCAGGAAATCTGTGCTGCACGGTGTAACATCTAGATTTGTACCATATATGTAAACTGTATGTGGACATTTGTATCAAAACAacctgtttgtgtcagtgttttgaaaAACCCTCCTGGATGTGGTGACAACCTTACATTCAGTCCACTTCAGCCTGTGCTTCATGAGGCTGTCAGCGGTTTAGATTCATACAGAGAAACATCTTAGGAGGAAACTATTCCTCCCACGAGAGACAGTGATGACTGACAGATATTGCAAACTGAATAAGAGTAGACTGTAGAAACATAAATACTCCAAACCTGGCTTTCTCTTTATTAGCTATTAATTACTGCTGATGGTGACTGGAGTACTTATTTTATAATATGTGATATACatataaagaaaacacagctaCAGCTGCTGAGCCAATTTTATATATTATTAAATCTTTAAATATACTATGGTCATACTACTAGCTACTACTGCATAGCTGAAGATTTTCATAACCACACATGGACCAATGTACAGAAAACAATAAATTCAACTCTTTAAAggacatacattcatacatttttttctttttaaagctaCTGTACACATGATGTTACTCAGATAAGTCTGAGTAAATAAAGATCAAGGTTTTTATCTCTTGACAGTTGATATAATTAATTTATGTCTAAACTCTTTCTGCAAGTAAATTTCCAGGTTAAGTAGGTTCACCCTTCATTATAAATCTGAttaactaaataaatacatgaaattcAAATAACATCTGCACTATCTCTTCAAATTAACTCACCATCCATTGAGTGCACTGTCTCAAACGCCACTATTTTGGGTGTCATGGGGTCGGAGCGTTGCAGCAGTTCCTCCAGGTGTCGGCTGTCATTGTGACGGAAGATGAAGCGTTTTGCTCCACTGTTCCTGATGCCCTGAATCATTGATGCATGGTTCCCTGCATCAGAGTAGATCTCACATCCTGTGAACACAGCGAACACACCGTGAAACCCTGGAGACACTATCAACCCTGAGATAATGATCACCTTTTCAATGTGATACAATTACGGCACCTCTAGAAATGTAACTGACAAACTGTGACATTGACATTCATGCTGGACATTTAATAAATGTCATCACCCCTGAATCTGTTAATGCAACCTGTGGCTTAGAGGCCAAAGGTCAATCTTTACCTGGAAGCATCTTAGCCAGAGTGAAGAGGGTGGAATCATTTGCCACAAAGCAGGAAGAGAAGACCAGAGCTGCATCCTTCTGGTGCAGCTGGGCCAGCTCCTTCTCCAGACACACATGGAAGTTACTGGTGCCTGAGATGTTCCTGGTCCCACCTGCTCCTGCACCGTGCCTGTCCAGGGCATCTCTGAGATCATCCAGAACAAAACGATAAAACATCACGCAACTCATGCTGTGGAGGGTGTcccatcatttattttttcaactgATTTTCAAATCCAGACAAATGCTGAGATTTAACTTGGCCTTACAGACTTGATTTGGACTTTCTGCAGAAGACTTATAGACGTTATCATTTTACCTGATCGCACCGAGGACCTGCGGGTGCCGACTCATCCCCAGATAGTCATTGCTGCACCAGACGGACACATGGGAGCCCTCCCTCCCGGAGACGGAGTAGTCCTCAGCAAAAGGGAAGACCTCGGCGCTCCTGTTCACGGTCTTGAAGACTCTATATGTGTGGTCCTGCTTTTTCTCAGCAATCTTCCCATTGAAGAAACTGTCATAGTCGTAGCTGGGACCAACTGCAGGAGTGAAAGCTTAGATTTTAAAGCACTCACAGCACTCAATGAACAGCTATCTAattaggtaaaaaaaaaacaaagcatcatATGAAATAAGTGATATTAGTGGCTTTCAGCTCACTTCAGCTGTAAAACATACCCATGCTGTctttgaggaggtgggtgacaGTGCTGGTTTGAGCTGATGTTGGGAGGATTGAATCCTTTAAACCCTTCAACAGTGAAGTCACCAAGCCTGTGAAAGAGGAGTGCAGGACTGTCAGTGTGGGATGTTAGCATTTCTCTTTGATGTGATTCTGTTTAAATTCAAAGTCAGTTACCCTGGTCTCGTGTACATTCATtgcagcatcactacagctggTTCATCCTGCCTACCTTCTTGGACGTCCTCCTGCACTTCAGGGCTGGCCTGGACCATCCCGATCTGAGAGGTGACGAAAGGGCAGCCCTTAGATGCAGACACAGCCACCTGAGTAGCCGTTTGAGCAAACAGCCTGCTCTGGTTCACTGCGGGAAGCCGGTTAGCCTTCGGTGTGATGGGTGAGACTCTCAGCTTGGCCTCCAGAGAGGCCGGGCCGCTCACGCTGATCTGACGAGCGATGATGGGGCATCGATCGGCCAGGGACAGCAAGGTGGCCCCTGTTCTCCTCAAAGCTGGCTTTGGGACAGACTTCAGGAAGGGGCAGTGATGAAGGAAGGCAGCCATTGTACCACAGCTGTTCTTCTGTCTGAGTTAAGATAGAAGAAATTCTTTTACTCCATAGAAATATCCAAGGATGACTCATCATATGCAATTTATCTGTACAGAGTATGAATTACTTTGCAGTGAGgatatttaaaagaaatcatTGCCTtttgagaaacagaaaatccaaaatCTCATCACTTCTAAATCAGATGACTGAAGTCTAAAATGAGGATGGCTGGATTTGCCACTGAGTTTCATAAAACTAAAATCTCATCGTAGTTTACAAAGTTAAACACATTCAGTGGTGCTAGAGATGTATGTGGTCGTTCAGTGTAGCTTCAGAGAGCAGTCGGTGCCTCCTCCAGGGTGCGGCAGGTTGCTGCTGCTTATCTTCACCCTGCAGGCGCACAAGTGCTGCCCTGACAGACGTCATCAGCTGATTACTGCCATGCCCATCAAATAATCCTccataaaacacagcaggaatGCATCTAATCCTTTTGATAAAGACCCGTTGTTTCCCTGCTGTTTAAAGTTTCTCCGACTccgagggaaaaaaatgaatgttggATGAAATACTCAGTTTCAGTGCGAATGAATAATCCACTGTATgatgacaaaacaacacatgatcCACATTTTAATGAGCTGCTGAGCACCTGTGTGTGTAGTATAGTTTACAAACAGAGGCCGGTTGTGTCATCTCCCTCCTGCGGTCAGCAGATACAACAATTCTTGAGATGTGTGGCTTTCTCTTGTGGTTAGATGTTATCTTTCATTGGTCTGTCAAAGACCACTGTCTTTTAAATGCCACAAGCCACATACATTTAGTGAGCTATAGGCTGTAGTATCCACATCTCATGTTTGTTCTCACTGACTGTCAACAAATGTTTAGGGATAAACTGTGTCTGCATAAGTATATATTCAGTCATGCAGTGTGCTCTCCACTACATGAAGGAATAAATAAAGCACTCAAAAGTAATTATAACAATTTATGCCATATTTATTATCACATTTGTAGCTTTTAACAGTAACCTGAATAATTATACAGCAGTGTATATAACAATAACACTACTACTAATGTACACATGATAGTAATAGTGTGATTGCCAACATTATCAACataactaaaaataaataaaatgctgatagcaacaacaacaacaacaacaacaacaacaacaacaatacgacgactactactactactaatgataataataatactgataatgataataacagtaGTAAGTTCAGACTGTCAGGAAGCTTACCTGTTGACCTGCACTGAGGACGAACTTCAAAACAGCAAATAGACAGAAAGTCAGAACGTGTCAACAGTTATTGGTCAGGAGAGCTCAGCTCCCACCCCTAAAACATGTCATTTGGGTCCCAGCTTTGGGGGCCACCccgtgaagtgtgtgtgtgtgtgtgtgtgtgtgtgtgtgtgtgtgtgtgtatgggaggTGCCAAGATGCTGATAAGGCTCCATTAAAGTCGTGTCACTCTCTGTCGTGTAAAATGACTTCATGGCGGTCGTTTCACTTTGATGTCAGAGTTGTTAATTCAGAGATGCTGCGTTTTCCAAAACATACATGaatataataatgatgataattcTCTTTTTCTTCGCTATTGTGACATCAGGACATTAAAATACCATAAGACACAAGAAGAACACGATGAACTGTCAATAGTTCTCATCATACAACTTGTTTGTGGATTTGTTACCTCTAGATGACCAGTACTCACCTGACGTGTCATAACCATGACAAAAATCAGCATATACGAGATTTCACAGAAGACATGGTGTATTATTCCAGAAGACTGGAGTTTACCTCAGCCTCCTCCGCCAAGATCATCGTTTATTCATCTCACACATATTACAGCAAACAGAGTTCATCTGGCTGCTCTGTTGTGTACAGTCTGAAGTCTTCTTCCCTGATGTTTGTCATTTCAAgcagtatttatttttaatttattggtTGAGCAGTTGAGCAAACACCTTCTGCTGATAAAGGCCTTGAGATGAGGCTGACAACTCCAGAAGAAATCTGGTAAGTGGGCCTTGAATTAAGATTTTATTCAAACTGTTTCCGGCTCAAGAATAAAAAACCTGACGCTCAACATGTCCTCATCAGTTTTGAACACATTCAGAAACTGTTTGTGGATGATTTAAATGTGTATAAACACTTAAACATCTGTGTAATACTGCGTTATCAATCATTCCTCTCTTCATTCTAAACAGTTATAGATGCTATAGAGCTACAAATACATGCttacaaatacattaataaatgCCTAAAAACTTCTTAATACCTGtgtttataataataataataataatacactgAATAAGATTTAAGTATTCTAAAAGAATATTAACATTATAAATGTGACAAATACAGGTTTTAATTTCACAGTCCATGAATTCTCACATTACTCCAATGATTAAGCAATTATAGAAACACATGAACTCACTTTAAAATCCTTATGGGAATATAACATTCAGAATATTGAATATATGACAGCACAGCTGATGTCTAAATACAGCCTGTCCTCCTTTCTTTGTTCattcctgtcctctgtcctcctcactcCCCTCATCAGCCTGTAATGAACTGTTTGTCTAACAGAGTGTGCTCTCCACCAGCAGATGGTGCCTTCTCTGGGCTTTTATGAATCATTGCTGCTGGTCGTGTGGAGGGGGAGTGTTTTTTTCTCCGCTGCTGTCGTCGTCGTGcaggcagagggcagcaggCTGAGTCCACCTCCATCCCGACTGGATCACAGCACCGACAGCATCATCCCCCATCCACCCCCGACGAGGACAAAGGCTCCccagagtgaaaacacagaggcaggatCCGTTTTCTTTGAAAGCAAGGTAGAGATCGCATCGAAAGCAGCAAGATGCTGGCCTGCACAGAGATGATAACCATGTGTCTTCAGTCCGCCAAGCACGAACACTTGAGAAAGCAGCAGGAGCTTGACCACAACCAAAATCAAGGCATCTCTCTCGTTCAGGATGTGAGTacactcagtttttttttgtttttttttaccgcCCTGAGAGGTATTATAGCTTCAGAATTCATTCCTTGTCAATTAGccttttgttgatatttttggTTAATTATAAGcatgattttgtgttttgctcatGTCCACCTCTTGGAGGGTCGTCTTACAAAGCCACAGCATGACTAACCCACTGTCCTTCATCCTGCTCTTTATGAATGGTTCATACTGAGGTAATGCTTGCCAGCCTCTCATTCACATGTGCTTGATGTGCAGCAGCTCTATTATGTAAGAAAGGTGAGTGTATGGCCATTAGTGCGTGAATAACAGAAGAGACATGTGAGTCATGTGAGTCATGTGACACACAAATGTTTCACCTTCTTAACCTGCGAAGCCTTACACTGTGCTTCTGTTAATTTGgctctttttttcatgtgttaatgGATGATGTGAGTCATGATGTTGATCGTACCCTAGATAAAACATGCATAGTGCCTATATTAAACATGATATGCTCTACATCTTTAACGAGCAGCCTTCCCTTCACACAGCTCCAACCACACGTAAAAATAGAAAGATCTCAAACTGTGACTGATTTAAGCAGGATGCAGCTTCCATAGTTGACAGAGTTAGACTGACATGACAGATATATTCTCAAACTCTAGGTCTTCCTCTTTTTGCTACAGTACGAAAGCAGTTGCAGGTGAACCCTCCATGTAAGAGATGTGAATGCTAGTCTGTGCATGCAGTATCATGTTGTAAGCCATTGCTTTATGTTTGGAGCCCTTGTGGCTGCTTTGCCTCTGGTTTTCTGAGGGCACCAGATAATACAAGCAGCATCATTTCCCAGCCTTAGACTCCCTGACAGCCGGCTGTAAATGCAATTCTCCAGTTTCCTGGAGGCAGATTATTGGCCAGCGAGGGAAGCATTAGACTGCAGCGAGTACGCATTTGCTTTAAATGCAGTTAACATCCATTCTCTCTAGCCCAACGCTGCATAACGTCCAAACTGGCATTTCTTCACTGAACCTATTACAGCAGCTAATGGATGGTCATTTATTCTTTAATAGCTGCATAAATTAAGAGTGCGATCGCTGGAAGGCAACTTGTCAAACGACCTGCACTGGTTCTGTTCCGTCTCATTCCTCTGACTTCCTCACAACTAAATCATGCTGGTGCTCAGTATTTTACAGAAAGCTGAGCCTCGTTTGTGCTTTCCTTCCTCTGCACGCTCTCATTACGGCTCACTTACACTTGAGgaagctttttgtgtttttttttcgtCTGCATCTCTAAAAAAAGAAGGATGTTTGTCTATATAATTAGACAAGTTGAAGGACTCATTGCCTGATTTAAAAGGCTCACAGTTGTGTGAAGGCTGTTAGCTTTTACATCCCTGAGGAGTGTTTTGCAGCTCTTTTAGAGATAATAATTTGCttcagaggctgatgggaagcaTTTCATTCAGAGCCTTTCTGTAGATGTTCAGCGACTGTCAGTTACTAGTTTTATTGTGTTCAGTTGGACATATTAACAGGCCCCGGGGACTGGCTGAGAGAGAAATTACAACTGAGCAGCATCCGTGTTGCTTTAAGGAGAACTTCATTTGCTCTGTGGGATGAGTCCAGCAACCTCCCACTTAAAAGCACAAAGGAGGAATAAAGGCCAGTAAATCTCCAGTCTCTCCAGAGCCAATGTTTATTGCTCTCAATTTGTTTCCCAGATTTTATGGAGCAGCTCCCTGCTGGCTTCCTCTGACGTGTCCTGGACAGAATGCTTGCATCAGCTTTTATGGTTTAGGGAGATTGACAGTGCTGGGCAGCCTCCAGGCATCACCTGCATCCAAACGTCAGATGTTAAAGGATCATACCAGTTGTTTTGAATGGTTCAGTCCACTCACTACAAATCCTCCATCCCTCAGATGACAACTatcctttgtttgtgttttgtgtttgactgaTACACCATGCAGGCTGATATTTTGGCTCATTTTAACTTATCACAGATATTCTGAATGGTTTTAGGGTATGGACACTGCAGGAATGTCATGTTGTCAATGTGTTGACATAAATAACAGCTTGAAAGCTTTCCTGTACCTTGATGCAGGTTGAAGAGTACTGTCAGGTATTAATAATGAATTTAATCCTTGGTGACAGACTATTTTAAAAGATTAGCAGATGCGTGTTTTTTGACTGATGTTTTCAATTGTACTGTTGACTTATCTGATACCTTTACAGCTTTTAGTCAGTTTCAGGGCTCCACACATTCACTATTCACATACTGctacatttaatgttttgtaGTGTCTGATCTATTGTTGTCAGTATGACATGGTTGTTTTGAGGAGAGGCGGTGCAGACTTTTCTAGTCAATCTGGCCTTAAACTGCAGTGATAGTGGaactttgaaataaatgaaagcagacttGAGCGATCACTGTGATTGATTGCACAACATAATGAAGCCTGCCAAATGATTTTGATACAGGACTGAATGGAAACCAGTGTTTGCCTGAAATAGTGGGGGATGCTAAATGTACATGATTTGCAGACACACTGGTAAAATCCTTTAAGTGCATCCTGAATTGGACCATGAAGACAGAATGTGTTCTGGGTTCCAGACATATTCAGTCTTTCTAATTCTGTTGCAAATGTTCAGAACCATTATTTCTTGTAATAGATTTCAGTGAGGCTCAGTAGATGTGTCTTGAATGGAGGGGGGGTGGTGTCATTAAAGAATGGGATGTGAGCAGAGCGTGTCCAGGCCTTCACACTCCGCTGTGCTCGAAAGGTGACAGCTGGGAGTGAGTGCGCTGCTCCACTCTGATGATACAGTTAATCAAACAGCCACTCGGACTTACTGGTTCACACACCATGATCAACTAGGAAAAAAAAGGGTGCTACTGTTTTCTCACAAACAACACCTCACACTCCACAGACAGATCTGACTCGTCACAGGTTCGGTGTTA
This region of Chaetodon auriga isolate fChaAug3 chromosome 10, fChaAug3.hap1, whole genome shotgun sequence genomic DNA includes:
- the alas2 gene encoding 5-aminolevulinate synthase, erythroid-specific, mitochondrial, translated to MAAFLHHCPFLKSVPKPALRRTGATLLSLADRCPIIARQISVSGPASLEAKLRVSPITPKANRLPAVNQSRLFAQTATQVAVSASKGCPFVTSQIGMVQASPEVQEDVQEGLVTSLLKGLKDSILPTSAQTSTVTHLLKDSMVGPSYDYDSFFNGKIAEKKQDHTYRVFKTVNRSAEVFPFAEDYSVSGREGSHVSVWCSNDYLGMSRHPQVLGAIRDALDRHGAGAGGTRNISGTSNFHVCLEKELAQLHQKDAALVFSSCFVANDSTLFTLAKMLPGCEIYSDAGNHASMIQGIRNSGAKRFIFRHNDSRHLEELLQRSDPMTPKIVAFETVHSMDGAICPLEELCDVAHRYGALTFVDEVHAVGLYGAHGAGVGERDNVMHKIDIVSGTLGKAFGCVGGYIASSAALVDTVRSFAAGFIFTTALPPMVLSGALESVRVLKSPEGQALRRAHQRNVKHMRQLLMDKGLPVVNCPSHIIPIQVGNAELNTKVCDTLLERHNIYVQAINYPTVPRGEELLRLAPSPHHDPAMMEYFVDKLVEVWQEAGLQLNSPATASCTFCDRPLHFDLMSEWEKSYFGNMEPQYITVSA